The following proteins are encoded in a genomic region of Phycisphaera sp.:
- a CDS encoding VOC family protein: MATPAPVVHFEIGSKDLAKTREFYGDLLGWQSQEGGPNMAMLSNLGSYAEPKTEGIGGHFSSLGHEPHQYVTVYAQVDDIEATLKKAEELGGKTVVPKQEVPEMGWFAWFADPEGNVVGLWKPMSK; this comes from the coding sequence ATGGCCACCCCCGCACCCGTCGTCCACTTCGAGATCGGCAGCAAGGACCTCGCCAAGACCCGCGAGTTCTATGGCGACCTGCTCGGCTGGCAGAGCCAGGAGGGCGGCCCCAACATGGCCATGCTCAGCAATTTAGGTTCGTACGCCGAGCCCAAAACAGAGGGCATCGGCGGGCACTTCAGCAGCCTGGGCCACGAGCCGCACCAGTACGTCACCGTCTACGCCCAGGTCGACGACATCGAAGCAACACTGAAGAAGGCCGAAGAACTCGGCGGCAAGACCGTCGTCCCCAAGCAGGAGGTTCCCGAGATGGGCTGGTTCGCCTGGTTCGCCGACCCCGAGGGCAACGTCGTCGGGTTGTGGAAGCCGATGAGCAAGTAA
- a CDS encoding KpsF/GutQ family sugar-phosphate isomerase: MTTATNTSEHLELASQLLREEAAAVGALADLPEGFAKAVEMIDTCAQSGGTVLVTGLGKSGHVGAKISATMASLGIPSHLVHPTEAAHGDLGRFRPSDLVLALSFSGKTAEVVALCGLLRQDKLPIVTITGKKPADGEQADPLSRLATVPLYLGLDHEALHPRFSAPTASTTATLALGDALAISAAARRGFTDADFARRHPGGALGGALRPVMDIARCTIHDHLPVAPESVSVIEAQHAVQTASGRRPGAILLVDAEGKLAGIFTDGDLRRLVLRDRTELDRPIGEVMTRNPRTISSEALARDAVALVLEYRQDEVPIVDGDGKPVGLLDVQDLVALKLVEG; the protein is encoded by the coding sequence ATGACGACCGCGACGAATACCTCCGAGCATCTCGAACTGGCCAGCCAACTCCTCAGGGAAGAGGCCGCGGCGGTGGGGGCGCTCGCCGATCTTCCGGAGGGCTTTGCCAAGGCGGTCGAGATGATCGATACGTGCGCCCAGAGCGGGGGCACGGTGCTGGTGACGGGCCTGGGCAAGAGCGGGCACGTGGGGGCGAAGATCAGCGCGACGATGGCATCGCTGGGGATCCCGAGCCACCTGGTGCACCCGACCGAGGCGGCCCATGGGGACCTTGGGCGGTTCCGGCCGAGCGATCTGGTGCTGGCGCTCTCGTTCAGTGGGAAGACGGCCGAGGTGGTGGCGCTGTGCGGGTTGCTCCGGCAGGACAAGCTGCCGATCGTGACGATCACGGGGAAGAAGCCGGCGGATGGTGAGCAGGCCGACCCGCTGAGCCGGCTGGCGACGGTGCCGTTGTATCTCGGGCTCGATCACGAGGCGTTGCACCCGCGGTTCAGTGCGCCTACGGCATCGACGACGGCGACGCTGGCGCTGGGCGATGCGCTGGCGATCTCGGCGGCGGCGCGGCGGGGGTTTACCGATGCGGATTTTGCGCGGCGGCATCCCGGTGGTGCGCTCGGTGGCGCGCTCAGGCCGGTGATGGACATTGCCCGATGCACGATCCACGACCATCTGCCCGTCGCGCCCGAGAGCGTGAGCGTGATCGAGGCGCAGCACGCGGTGCAGACGGCCAGTGGTCGCCGGCCGGGGGCGATCCTGCTCGTGGATGCCGAGGGGAAGCTGGCGGGGATCTTTACCGATGGCGACTTGCGGCGGCTCGTTCTGCGCGATCGGACCGAGCTGGATCGGCCCATCGGCGAGGTGATGACGAGGAACCCACGGACGATCTCGAGCGAGGCGCTGGCGCGCGACGCGGTGGCGTTGGTGCTCGAGTATCGGCAGGACGAGGTGCCGATCGTGGATGGCGATGGCAAGCCGGTGGGGTTGCTGGACGTGCAGGATCTGGTGGCGTTGAAGCTGGTGGAGGGGTAG
- a CDS encoding segregation/condensation protein A, with protein sequence MDATGPAIAVDAFEGPMDLLLHLVRVHEVDIHDIPVALIAERYMEAIRDLTRIDIDTAGEFLVMAATLAEIKSRVVAAENLSPEDAERAQREHTKEDKQPEDPRAELVRQLLEYKRLRDRADALEERLATWQSRARVAPALRPSRDDAEEDLALDMDDLSLTDLVEAFDRIASTIQFDRLGEHTVTDDDTPIELHQADAIDRLERARTETGNPALPLSALFTGRTRGEAIGMFLAILELIRNVRVRAWRGETNGEEPGQVWLGLVETQTPADN encoded by the coding sequence ATGGACGCCACCGGCCCCGCCATCGCCGTCGACGCCTTCGAGGGGCCCATGGACCTGCTCCTGCACCTGGTTCGCGTCCACGAGGTCGACATCCACGACATCCCCGTCGCCCTCATCGCCGAGCGGTACATGGAGGCTATTCGAGACCTCACCCGCATCGACATCGACACCGCCGGCGAGTTCCTGGTCATGGCCGCCACCCTGGCCGAGATCAAGAGCCGCGTCGTCGCCGCCGAGAACCTGAGCCCCGAAGACGCCGAACGGGCCCAGCGCGAGCACACCAAGGAAGATAAGCAGCCCGAGGACCCGCGGGCCGAGCTCGTCCGCCAGCTCCTCGAATACAAACGCCTCCGCGACCGCGCCGACGCCCTCGAAGAACGCCTGGCCACCTGGCAAAGCCGCGCCCGCGTCGCCCCCGCCCTGCGACCCTCTCGAGACGACGCCGAGGAAGACCTCGCCCTCGACATGGACGATTTGTCCTTGACCGATTTAGTCGAGGCCTTCGACCGCATCGCCAGCACCATCCAGTTCGACCGCCTGGGCGAGCACACCGTCACCGACGACGACACCCCCATCGAGCTCCACCAGGCCGACGCCATCGACCGCCTCGAACGCGCCCGCACCGAAACCGGCAACCCCGCCCTGCCCCTGAGCGCCCTCTTCACCGGCCGAACCAGAGGCGAAGCCATCGGCATGTTCCTGGCCATCCTCGAACTCATCCGCAACGTCCGCGTCCGCGCGTGGCGGGGCGAAACCAACGGCGAAGAACCCGGACAGGTCTGGTTGGGATTGGTCGAGACACAAACCCCCGCCGACAACTAA
- a CDS encoding right-handed parallel beta-helix repeat-containing protein: protein MTSTIFVRDSATLTIEPGVQVLFVDGTGIEVGEPLVGASPAALIADGTADEPITFAALIPGPDVWLGIGIKDSALDAVATTDGRYVRGCLLRHVHITDAASPIDANESTPFIEHATITGGGPAISIRNPSDDRTAWLLDVDIQDAFGGIEANSTNDVRVIGGRIVNSRLAISSSAHRDDDSRIEISDVEIRDSQVAMDINTTDVTIITDCVFEGMLNGAVDVRGGGGGLLERCVFRNNNLGGTTTNGGGAGIWQASGWRIQDCVFENNHVPGSAAGRGGGLFFGGRDIEIRRCHFINNSSERSGGGAELRLANDAHTCLVEQCTFTGNSAASSSGGGLIAVAATSALETIIIRGCVFEGNTGVLSGGLTVGSRNAQVIDNVFRDNSATESAGALRILERPDTVLVAGNQFLENSTTAAGGAIDLVAVTFGLGLRIESNTFRGNQADIGGAIGNIRDGDVRLVGNSFQDNSARLGGAIHVRSGGEFSMAAEAGVFNRLLGNSADLGSAIYNGSASDIDATGVCWGTDDLVEIAGMIYDNGDDPTKGIVSFNPIAMDCAVPCRVDLDGDGELTIFDFLQFFNLFDDADPIADFDGDGMFTIFDFLAFQNEFDAGCA from the coding sequence GTGACATCAACAATCTTCGTCCGAGATTCTGCCACTCTGACGATCGAGCCCGGTGTGCAGGTGTTATTCGTCGATGGTACTGGCATCGAGGTCGGCGAGCCCCTGGTAGGTGCAAGTCCAGCCGCATTGATCGCCGATGGCACCGCCGACGAACCGATTACGTTCGCCGCGCTGATTCCGGGGCCAGATGTGTGGCTCGGCATCGGGATAAAGGACTCGGCTCTCGACGCGGTCGCAACAACCGATGGACGGTATGTGCGTGGCTGCCTCCTGCGTCACGTTCACATCACCGATGCGGCATCACCTATCGATGCGAACGAATCCACGCCGTTCATCGAGCATGCGACCATCACGGGCGGGGGCCCCGCGATCTCGATCCGCAATCCGAGCGATGATCGAACGGCTTGGCTGCTCGATGTAGATATCCAGGATGCGTTCGGCGGCATCGAGGCCAACAGCACCAATGACGTGCGAGTGATTGGCGGCCGAATTGTCAACAGCCGCCTTGCGATCAGTTCTTCCGCGCATCGGGACGACGACTCAAGAATCGAGATCAGTGACGTTGAGATTCGTGACTCCCAAGTCGCCATGGATATCAACACTACCGATGTCACGATCATCACGGATTGTGTATTCGAGGGCATGCTCAACGGTGCGGTTGACGTGCGCGGTGGTGGCGGTGGGTTGCTCGAGCGATGTGTCTTTCGGAACAACAACCTGGGAGGGACCACGACCAACGGTGGCGGTGCTGGCATCTGGCAGGCCTCAGGATGGCGGATTCAGGACTGCGTATTTGAGAACAACCACGTGCCTGGCTCGGCAGCTGGCCGTGGGGGTGGACTCTTTTTTGGTGGTAGAGATATTGAGATCCGACGATGCCATTTTATAAATAATTCCAGTGAGCGTAGCGGGGGTGGTGCCGAGCTCCGCCTGGCGAACGATGCACATACCTGCCTTGTCGAACAATGCACGTTCACTGGCAACTCGGCCGCGAGCAGTTCCGGAGGTGGACTCATCGCCGTGGCTGCAACGAGTGCGCTCGAGACGATCATCATCCGCGGTTGCGTGTTCGAGGGCAACACCGGGGTTCTCAGCGGCGGCCTTACGGTGGGCAGTCGCAACGCTCAGGTCATTGATAATGTGTTCCGGGACAACTCGGCAACCGAGAGCGCGGGTGCCCTGCGCATCCTGGAGCGGCCCGATACTGTTCTCGTCGCGGGCAATCAATTCCTTGAGAACAGTACAACAGCCGCGGGTGGGGCCATCGATCTGGTCGCCGTGACGTTCGGGCTCGGCCTGCGCATCGAGAGCAACACGTTCCGTGGGAACCAGGCCGACATCGGCGGAGCGATCGGAAATATCAGGGACGGTGATGTGCGGCTGGTCGGCAATAGCTTCCAGGACAACTCGGCCCGATTGGGCGGTGCCATTCATGTTCGATCGGGCGGTGAGTTCTCGATGGCCGCCGAGGCCGGCGTGTTCAATCGCTTGTTGGGCAATAGTGCCGACTTGGGTTCGGCCATCTACAACGGCTCGGCAAGCGACATCGACGCGACCGGCGTGTGCTGGGGCACGGATGACCTCGTCGAGATCGCTGGCATGATCTACGACAACGGCGATGATCCAACGAAGGGCATAGTGTCGTTCAATCCGATTGCGATGGATTGTGCCGTGCCGTGCCGCGTCGATCTGGACGGCGATGGTGAACTCACCATCTTCGACTTCTTGCAGTTCTTCAATCTTTTCGACGACGCCGACCCCATCGCCGACTTCGATGGGGATGGCATGTTCACGATCTTTGATTTCCTGGCGTTCCAGAACGAGTTCGATGCGGGGTGTGCGTAA
- a CDS encoding beta-propeller fold lactonase family protein: MNRITTVAVLTLAAGATAYGQATEPTVFVGNNGNLLGAITSLQPDATGALAQVDYLIIDERPAGTGSLPGTNVEGIALSPGGSFLATGHATALDPEQLTIIEIAPDGTMEVIDTFSVPNAPLGMAWIDDEYIAVAESALGDSFARVYRYTPGASPMTGSLVQRDITAEGTFITNIEADHDRRLIFVQDSDFGGGSANVTAYDVDADGMLSETGFVFTSPNFALDMWLAPNGEWLYAGGGISGTGNDVLGFRVGPTGTLETMPGSPFISPGDSPAWVTVSPDNRYVYAGHGRDATVQGFSTDNETGALTALGVSFDVGSQGNLGTVGTLELPAGQFLFVTDNSTSFDGMSGIYSFRIEDDGDITQIGDIVMTPGSQPDNFVVWRPGDDACRADLDGDGSLTLFDFLAFQNLFDSGDLAADFDGDGSLTLFDFLAFQNEFDAGCG, from the coding sequence ATGAACCGCATCACCACTGTCGCCGTGCTCACGCTTGCCGCCGGCGCCACCGCGTACGGCCAGGCCACCGAACCCACCGTGTTCGTCGGCAACAACGGCAACCTGCTCGGGGCCATCACCAGCCTGCAGCCCGACGCGACCGGCGCGCTGGCGCAGGTTGATTACCTCATCATCGACGAGCGGCCCGCGGGCACCGGCTCGTTGCCGGGCACGAACGTCGAGGGCATCGCGCTATCGCCCGGCGGCAGCTTCCTGGCCACCGGGCACGCGACGGCGCTCGATCCCGAGCAGCTCACGATCATCGAGATCGCCCCGGATGGCACGATGGAGGTCATCGATACCTTCAGCGTGCCCAACGCGCCGCTGGGCATGGCGTGGATCGACGACGAGTACATCGCCGTGGCTGAGTCGGCCCTGGGCGATTCGTTCGCGCGCGTGTACCGCTACACGCCCGGCGCCTCGCCCATGACCGGCTCGCTCGTGCAGCGCGACATCACCGCCGAGGGGACGTTCATCACCAACATCGAGGCCGACCACGATCGCCGGCTGATCTTCGTGCAGGACTCGGACTTCGGCGGCGGCTCGGCGAACGTGACGGCCTACGACGTTGACGCCGATGGCATGCTCTCTGAGACGGGGTTCGTGTTTACGTCGCCGAATTTTGCGCTGGACATGTGGCTTGCGCCCAATGGCGAGTGGTTGTACGCTGGCGGCGGCATCAGCGGCACGGGCAATGATGTGCTCGGATTCCGCGTGGGCCCGACCGGCACGCTCGAGACCATGCCGGGCTCGCCCTTCATCAGCCCGGGCGATTCGCCCGCGTGGGTGACAGTGAGCCCCGACAACCGCTACGTGTACGCCGGGCATGGGCGGGACGCGACGGTGCAGGGATTCTCGACCGACAACGAGACGGGCGCGCTGACGGCGCTTGGTGTTTCGTTCGATGTTGGCAGCCAGGGCAACCTGGGCACGGTGGGCACGCTCGAGCTGCCGGCCGGCCAGTTCCTGTTTGTCACCGACAATTCCACGTCGTTCGACGGCATGAGCGGCATCTACAGCTTCCGCATCGAGGACGACGGCGACATCACCCAGATCGGCGACATCGTGATGACCCCCGGCAGCCAGCCGGACAACTTCGTCGTGTGGCGGCCCGGCGACGACGCCTGCCGCGCCGACCTGGACGGCGACGGCAGCCTGACGCTGTTCGACTTCCTGGCTTTCCAGAACCTGTTCGACTCGGGCGACCTGGCGGCCGACTTCGACGGCGACGGCAGCCTGACGCTGTTCGACTTCCTGGCGTTCCAGAACGAGTTCGACGCTGGGTGCGGGTGA
- a CDS encoding PhzF family phenazine biosynthesis protein: MKIYHVDAFTPHVFGGNPAAVVPVEQWPSDTVMQQVAAEQNLSETVFVGPSSNGNADRRLRWFTPTVEVPLCGHATLAAAHVLWNHEAEVVERLTFESLGGPLTVWHEKQHDDDLIVMDFPARATAPCDIDAAIVEALSVSPAELHKTTENIGVGDDAHPAYIAVFDSKRDIHDLAPDMKKLGKIEAHGIIATAPGASHDFVSRFFAPRAGVDEDPVTGSAHCALAPYWANRLGKTRLAARQVSKRGGELRCDVVTSDAGDRVLLAGKAVTYSVGEVIAELVSNEAQAAVAPA, encoded by the coding sequence ATGAAGATCTACCACGTCGACGCCTTCACCCCCCACGTCTTCGGTGGCAACCCGGCCGCGGTCGTCCCGGTCGAGCAATGGCCGAGCGATACGGTCATGCAGCAGGTGGCCGCCGAGCAGAATCTGAGCGAGACCGTCTTTGTCGGCCCATCCAGTAATGGCAACGCCGACCGCCGCCTCCGCTGGTTTACGCCCACCGTCGAGGTGCCCCTGTGCGGCCACGCCACGCTCGCCGCCGCCCACGTGCTGTGGAACCACGAAGCCGAGGTCGTCGAGCGCCTCACGTTCGAGAGCCTCGGCGGCCCGCTCACCGTCTGGCACGAGAAGCAGCACGACGACGACCTCATCGTCATGGACTTCCCGGCGCGCGCAACAGCGCCCTGCGATATCGACGCCGCCATCGTCGAAGCCCTCAGCGTCAGCCCGGCTGAGTTGCACAAAACCACCGAGAACATCGGCGTGGGAGACGACGCCCACCCCGCCTACATCGCCGTCTTCGATTCCAAACGCGACATCCACGACCTCGCGCCGGACATGAAGAAGCTTGGCAAGATCGAAGCCCACGGCATCATCGCCACCGCCCCGGGCGCGAGCCACGACTTCGTCTCGCGTTTCTTCGCCCCGCGCGCGGGCGTCGACGAAGACCCCGTCACCGGCAGCGCCCACTGCGCCCTCGCGCCCTACTGGGCCAACCGCCTGGGCAAGACCCGCCTCGCCGCGCGCCAGGTCTCCAAGCGCGGCGGCGAGCTGCGATGCGACGTCGTCACCAGCGACGCCGGCGACCGCGTCCTGCTGGCCGGCAAGGCCGTGACGTACAGCGTGGGCGAGGTCATCGCCGAACTCGTTTCGAACGAGGCGCAGGCCGCCGTCGCACCGGCGTGA
- a CDS encoding DinB family protein, giving the protein MSQAHGEFLAHNLMNSQALFERFLAGFDDSNRTSQAPALPNHAAWTLGHLALTAHRCTQRVNGSDEPGELSPGAFVMGDRGDAQRFATESVAFGSSPTDDPDRYPGLERAIEIMHDAHRDLTGALHGASDDALARQTPWGAGTTTVSDLALRMGFHIATHAGQIVDLRRALGLGPVLKPSK; this is encoded by the coding sequence ATGAGCCAAGCCCACGGCGAGTTCCTCGCCCACAACCTGATGAACTCCCAGGCCCTCTTCGAACGCTTCCTCGCCGGCTTCGACGACTCGAACCGAACGAGCCAGGCCCCGGCCCTGCCCAACCACGCCGCCTGGACACTGGGCCACCTCGCCCTCACCGCCCACCGCTGCACCCAGCGCGTCAATGGCAGCGACGAGCCGGGCGAACTGTCACCGGGCGCCTTCGTCATGGGCGATCGCGGCGACGCGCAACGCTTCGCCACCGAGAGCGTCGCCTTCGGCTCATCGCCTACCGACGATCCCGATCGCTACCCAGGCCTCGAACGCGCCATCGAGATCATGCACGACGCCCACCGCGACCTGACCGGCGCTCTACACGGCGCGAGCGACGACGCCCTCGCCCGCCAGACCCCCTGGGGCGCGGGAACGACCACCGTCAGCGACCTCGCCCTCCGCATGGGCTTCCACATCGCTACCCACGCCGGGCAGATCGTCGACCTCCGGCGTGCGTTGGGCCTGGGGCCCGTGCTGAAGCCCAGCAAGTAG
- the kdsA gene encoding 3-deoxy-8-phosphooctulonate synthase → MAAAQAPCVIPNPYGPPIPVGVGYPLLVIAGPCTLESLEMGLEVGRALKKVCEAAGLPYVFKASFDKANRSSAASPRGPGLERGLEWLAKIGQELACPVTTDIHLPEQAVRVAEVASIIQIPAFLCRQSDLLTAAAEAAVPKSAVVNVKKGQFLSPREMLGPIKKLHEAGCDNAMLTERGTFFGYHRLVTDFIGVGDMMELDRSKFCDLGPAPVCFDATHSTQLPGNGEQTGGRPERSPMLAAAAVVAGVQALFIESHPEPGKAWSDGATQLPIETAAALITQAAGLRAAMGSN, encoded by the coding sequence ATGGCAGCAGCACAGGCCCCTTGCGTCATTCCCAATCCGTACGGCCCACCGATCCCCGTGGGTGTTGGGTATCCATTACTTGTGATTGCCGGGCCTTGCACGCTGGAATCGCTGGAGATGGGGCTTGAAGTTGGGCGGGCGCTCAAGAAGGTGTGCGAGGCGGCGGGGCTGCCGTATGTGTTCAAAGCGAGTTTTGATAAGGCCAATCGGTCGAGCGCTGCGTCGCCACGGGGGCCCGGGCTGGAGCGGGGGCTGGAGTGGCTCGCGAAGATCGGACAGGAACTGGCGTGCCCGGTGACGACGGACATCCACCTGCCCGAGCAGGCCGTTCGCGTTGCCGAAGTGGCCAGCATCATCCAGATCCCGGCGTTCTTGTGCCGGCAGAGCGACCTGCTGACGGCCGCCGCGGAGGCCGCCGTTCCCAAGAGCGCGGTCGTGAATGTGAAGAAGGGCCAGTTCCTGAGCCCGCGCGAGATGCTCGGGCCGATCAAGAAGCTGCACGAGGCCGGGTGCGACAACGCGATGCTCACCGAGCGGGGGACGTTCTTTGGGTATCACCGGCTGGTGACCGACTTCATCGGCGTGGGCGACATGATGGAATTGGATCGCTCGAAGTTCTGCGACCTTGGCCCCGCACCGGTGTGCTTCGACGCCACGCACAGCACGCAGCTGCCGGGCAACGGCGAGCAGACCGGCGGGCGGCCCGAGCGGAGCCCCATGCTCGCGGCGGCGGCGGTGGTGGCGGGTGTGCAGGCGTTGTTCATCGAGAGCCACCCGGAGCCGGGCAAGGCTTGGAGCGATGGGGCGACGCAGTTGCCTATTGAGACGGCGGCGGCGTTGATTACGCAGGCGGCGGGGTTGCGGGCGGCGATGGGCTCAAATTAG